Proteins encoded by one window of Paenibacillus sp. DCT19:
- a CDS encoding DUF6080 domain-containing protein — MKFLEYIFYNRKTNWAALYLFVGFALFYGVMNLAYVSYISENAARLAVYSPFSTHLFPLNLFNFDPSMYYGTNSSSIIHPLISFLALALGAGAQLLGGNGFFLVLQSLINAASVVLVFIFLSKKDRTITVPLLFALLFGFSSYLMFTALIPDSYPYVQFMILLSVVYLQYSREQNEVRVVPHAVLATVNFGLTSTNIVPFAAALFGNMRTWRSKAGWTKYIGIMLLAAGLIVVFTVIQYVSLGGRSWVTNWLLGIQNGGTSYATPFQFAVHWKALNLLTINPILTPKVILLDPGMVAFVTDLTRSNPLYVQITGVFILLLALTGVIRGIREREVWTLLPYILFAFLLHIVVGFGLAVFQYDMYLYAGHYLFALFLLGGGFVIGLRQGLGKKILVGLLIVSILITAGNNIYRHMETLSTIKQSYEQLGKKVVAK; from the coding sequence ATGAAATTTTTAGAATACATATTTTACAATCGCAAAACGAATTGGGCAGCGCTTTACTTGTTCGTTGGTTTTGCTCTGTTTTACGGTGTAATGAATTTGGCATATGTAAGTTATATTTCGGAAAATGCAGCTCGTTTGGCAGTATACTCGCCATTTAGTACTCATCTTTTTCCGCTTAATTTATTCAATTTTGATCCATCAATGTATTACGGCACCAATAGCTCATCCATTATTCATCCGTTAATTTCATTTTTGGCTCTTGCCCTGGGCGCTGGAGCGCAGTTGTTAGGCGGCAATGGATTCTTTCTCGTGCTGCAATCTTTAATTAATGCTGCTTCCGTTGTATTAGTATTTATTTTTCTAAGTAAGAAGGACAGAACGATCACGGTACCGTTGCTTTTTGCGCTTCTTTTTGGTTTCAGCTCGTATTTGATGTTCACGGCTCTGATTCCTGACTCGTATCCCTATGTGCAATTTATGATTTTGTTATCTGTGGTTTATCTGCAATATTCCCGGGAACAGAATGAAGTTCGTGTTGTACCTCATGCTGTTCTGGCCACTGTGAATTTTGGATTGACGTCAACGAATATCGTTCCATTTGCTGCTGCATTGTTTGGGAATATGCGGACTTGGAGGAGCAAGGCTGGATGGACAAAATATATCGGCATTATGCTGCTCGCGGCTGGCTTGATCGTGGTATTTACCGTTATTCAATATGTATCTCTTGGTGGACGGAGCTGGGTAACCAACTGGTTGCTGGGTATTCAAAACGGAGGAACGAGTTATGCAACACCTTTTCAATTCGCCGTACACTGGAAAGCACTGAATCTATTAACCATCAATCCGATCTTGACGCCAAAAGTGATTTTGCTTGATCCGGGTATGGTTGCGTTTGTCACGGATCTTACAAGATCCAACCCACTGTATGTGCAAATTACCGGTGTATTCATCTTGCTTCTGGCTCTTACTGGAGTAATCAGAGGCATTCGGGAACGAGAAGTGTGGACACTTCTTCCTTATATTTTATTTGCGTTTTTGCTTCATATCGTTGTTGGTTTTGGACTCGCTGTATTCCAATATGACATGTATCTGTATGCTGGGCATTATTTGTTCGCTCTCTTCTTATTAGGTGGAGGATTTGTTATTGGTTTACGTCAGGGGTTAGGGAAAAAAATTCTGGTTGGCTTATTGATCGTAAGTATACTTATAACAGCAGGCAATAATATATATCGCCACATGGAGACGCTCTCGACCATCAAACAGTCCTATGAGCAACTAGGGAAGAAGGTTGTAGCTAAGTAG